A window of Pirellula sp. SH-Sr6A contains these coding sequences:
- a CDS encoding cation-translocating P-type ATPase — protein MTNWHKLGHDEVLKVLSTDEKGLGKSEAEKRLKENGPNRLPQQPPTPWWKILLRQFQSPLIYVLVGATILSVALGEDKDAIFVAIVLALNAVIGGYQEWSAEKSSRALQKLLQIRATVTRDGDTTEIDAEELAPGDIVSLESGNRVPADLRLLQATGFEVDESLLTGESLAVVKDSEWLGTDATPMADRRNLAFAASIVVRGRAQGVVVGTGGHTEVGKLAVDVLSSSGGKPPLIERMEKFSTAIAYVVLVSVVAVSLIAIFVHGHTLQEMLLFGVALAVSAIPEGLPAALTVALAVGTTRMAKRGVIVRRLAAVEGLGSCTMIASDKTGTLTCNELTVQRVLAADHASILVTGSGFQPIGEPQIDGKPLDATKYPPLVDLIEAGVLCNEGDLHQNGSDWKWHGDPTDIALLGLAIKSKLNPQTIRDQHPETGAIPFEPEFQFAATAHRIETGTRICVKGAPEKVLRMCAISEQTEAWEHWMHHAEELARQGFRVLAIASGNRPEESIDLDPQRPPQGLAFLGFIGMIDPLRPGVKQAVEQCQLAGITVCMVTGDHPVTALAISKDLGMADSPASVVAGQSLNGLSQEELREMIRTKRVFARVTPRQKLELVNAARAEGHFVAVTGDGVNDAPALRASNIGIAMGKSGTDVAREAAELVISDDNFATIIAGVEEGRIAYDNIRKVIYLLVSMGFAEVLLIGATFVMGAYLPIPFLPVQLLWLNLVTDGIQGVALAFEPGEQGVLRRKPRSPSEPIFDRLMLERIIIAAITMMVVGTGAFWWMIQAGWSEASARNALLLLTVLFQNIHIGNCRSETKSGLRQSPLKTPFLFAGAIGALGIHIFAMHFPPLQAVLRIEPVSWQVWGAMFALSLTAFVTIEIHKWTWWLRYGDER, from the coding sequence GTGACGAATTGGCACAAACTGGGGCACGACGAGGTCTTGAAGGTCCTTTCCACGGACGAAAAGGGCCTTGGAAAATCCGAAGCAGAAAAGCGTCTGAAAGAGAACGGCCCGAATCGCCTCCCGCAGCAACCGCCGACCCCTTGGTGGAAGATTCTCCTGCGCCAGTTCCAAAGCCCGCTGATATACGTTTTGGTTGGTGCGACGATACTCTCGGTTGCTTTAGGGGAAGACAAAGATGCCATCTTCGTCGCCATCGTGCTCGCCCTCAATGCCGTGATCGGGGGCTATCAGGAATGGAGCGCGGAGAAGAGCAGCCGAGCTCTGCAAAAGCTTCTTCAAATTCGGGCGACCGTGACTCGCGATGGCGACACCACGGAGATCGATGCGGAAGAGCTGGCCCCCGGAGATATCGTCTCACTCGAGTCAGGCAATCGAGTCCCCGCCGATCTTCGATTGTTACAAGCTACTGGATTCGAAGTCGATGAATCGCTTCTCACCGGCGAATCGCTCGCGGTTGTGAAGGACAGCGAATGGCTGGGAACAGACGCAACACCGATGGCCGATCGACGGAACCTCGCGTTTGCGGCATCGATTGTCGTTCGAGGTCGCGCTCAAGGGGTGGTTGTCGGAACAGGAGGACACACCGAAGTTGGCAAGCTAGCGGTAGATGTTCTTTCCAGTTCGGGTGGCAAGCCTCCGCTCATCGAGCGCATGGAGAAGTTTTCCACAGCAATCGCTTACGTCGTGCTGGTTTCTGTCGTGGCGGTTTCGCTTATCGCGATCTTCGTGCATGGACATACGCTGCAAGAGATGCTTTTGTTCGGCGTCGCCCTGGCTGTTTCCGCCATACCAGAAGGGCTGCCAGCCGCACTGACGGTCGCTTTGGCCGTTGGCACGACGCGCATGGCCAAGCGTGGAGTGATCGTCCGGCGCCTAGCAGCCGTCGAAGGATTGGGAAGCTGCACAATGATTGCCAGCGACAAGACCGGCACTCTCACTTGTAACGAACTTACGGTCCAGCGGGTCCTGGCCGCCGATCACGCATCGATTCTTGTGACGGGGAGTGGCTTTCAGCCGATCGGAGAACCCCAGATCGATGGCAAACCGCTCGATGCCACGAAATACCCGCCTCTGGTCGATCTGATCGAAGCGGGAGTACTATGCAACGAGGGAGACTTGCATCAGAACGGATCGGATTGGAAATGGCATGGAGACCCCACCGACATCGCCTTGCTCGGCCTAGCTATCAAGTCAAAGTTGAATCCACAGACGATTCGCGACCAGCATCCGGAAACGGGAGCAATTCCCTTCGAGCCAGAGTTCCAGTTTGCTGCGACCGCCCATCGCATCGAGACAGGGACTCGCATATGCGTCAAAGGAGCCCCCGAAAAAGTGCTTCGCATGTGCGCCATTTCGGAACAAACCGAGGCATGGGAACATTGGATGCACCACGCAGAGGAGTTGGCTCGACAAGGTTTCCGCGTGCTCGCGATCGCCTCGGGAAATCGCCCTGAAGAATCGATTGATCTCGATCCGCAACGGCCCCCGCAAGGCCTTGCGTTTCTCGGCTTCATCGGAATGATCGACCCGCTTCGGCCGGGTGTGAAACAAGCGGTGGAACAGTGTCAGTTAGCCGGCATCACGGTCTGCATGGTCACCGGAGACCACCCCGTCACCGCGCTCGCCATTTCAAAGGACCTCGGCATGGCAGATTCACCTGCTAGCGTGGTCGCGGGCCAGTCGCTCAACGGGCTCTCTCAAGAGGAACTGCGCGAAATGATCCGAACCAAACGGGTCTTCGCACGCGTCACACCGAGACAGAAATTAGAGTTGGTCAACGCAGCCCGCGCCGAAGGGCACTTTGTGGCAGTTACCGGCGACGGCGTCAACGATGCGCCCGCCTTGCGCGCTTCGAATATCGGCATTGCAATGGGGAAATCGGGAACCGACGTGGCGAGAGAAGCTGCCGAATTGGTTATCTCCGATGACAACTTCGCAACCATCATCGCCGGAGTTGAAGAAGGCAGGATCGCCTATGACAATATTCGCAAAGTCATCTATCTGCTCGTTTCGATGGGATTTGCGGAAGTCCTTCTCATCGGTGCCACCTTTGTGATGGGCGCGTATCTACCGATACCCTTTCTGCCCGTACAACTATTGTGGCTTAACCTGGTAACCGATGGTATCCAAGGTGTTGCGTTGGCGTTCGAACCGGGCGAGCAAGGCGTCTTGCGCCGCAAGCCGCGCAGCCCGAGCGAACCAATCTTCGATCGATTGATGCTCGAAAGGATCATCATCGCCGCCATCACCATGATGGTTGTCGGCACCGGAGCCTTTTGGTGGATGATTCAAGCGGGATGGAGCGAAGCTTCGGCACGAAACGCCCTCCTCCTGCTTACCGTTCTTTTCCAGAACATCCACATCGGAAACTGCCGCTCAGAAACCAAGAGCGGTTTGAGGCAATCGCCACTGAAAACCCCATTCCTTTTCGCAGGTGCGATCGGGGCGCTCGGGATTCACATCTTCGCCATGCATTTCCCTCCGTTGCAGGCCGTTCTCCGGATCGAACCGGTTAGCTGGCAAGTCTGGGGAGCTATGTTCGCCCTCTCACTGACCGCGTTTGTCACAATCGAGATCCACAAATGGACTTGGTGGCTCCGGTATGGAGACGAGCGTTGA